A single Candidatus Amarolinea dominans DNA region contains:
- a CDS encoding sulfotransferase: MTGAASPVWWARWGPLSAWLAASRPPLSPPILLLSFPRSGSSWLGETLGQAANALYLREPINLSYQADGGRGTVVEIDPARPLPAYRLAATRAFHGIPAFKPGIVQWPDQWRLAQRSQRRVVIKEVNPRACPWFLAAFRPRVVFLVRHPAAVCLSYRRMGWWQGTTPEQWEGHGARQAGALRVALDALREYPDQRIVTYEDLCAEPMTAFRSLFAFCALTWDAGSEAFIQRHTTQGDDAPGSTSRHSQAMPDAWRGRVSAEELAALRRGFAAASLPWYNHDDDW; encoded by the coding sequence GTGACAGGCGCGGCCAGCCCGGTTTGGTGGGCGCGCTGGGGACCGCTCAGCGCGTGGCTGGCCGCAAGCCGGCCGCCCCTCTCGCCGCCCATCCTGCTCCTCTCCTTCCCCCGCAGCGGCTCCAGTTGGCTGGGCGAAACCCTGGGCCAGGCCGCCAACGCGCTCTATCTGCGCGAACCGATCAACCTGAGCTACCAGGCGGACGGCGGCCGCGGCACGGTGGTGGAAATTGACCCGGCCCGCCCGCTGCCGGCCTATCGCCTTGCCGCCACCCGCGCCTTTCACGGCATCCCCGCGTTCAAGCCCGGCATCGTGCAATGGCCCGACCAATGGCGCCTGGCCCAACGGTCACAGCGACGGGTCGTGATCAAAGAGGTCAACCCGCGGGCCTGCCCCTGGTTCCTGGCCGCGTTCCGGCCGCGCGTCGTCTTCCTGGTGCGCCATCCCGCCGCGGTCTGTTTGAGCTACCGCCGCATGGGTTGGTGGCAGGGAACCACGCCTGAGCAGTGGGAGGGGCACGGCGCTCGTCAGGCCGGCGCCTTGCGCGTGGCATTGGACGCGCTGCGTGAATACCCCGACCAGCGCATCGTGACCTACGAAGACCTCTGCGCTGAACCCATGACGGCTTTTCGTTCGCTGTTCGCCTTCTGCGCCCTGACATGGGACGCGGGCAGTGAGGCGTTCATCCAGCGCCACACCACGCAGGGAGACGATGCGCCCGGCAGCACAAGCCGTCACAGCCAGGCCATGCCCGACGCCTGGCGCGGCCGCGTCAGCGCGGAGGAACTGGCCGCGCTGCGCCGCGGTTTCGCCGCCGCGTCCCTGCCCTGGTACAACCATGACGACGATTGGTAA
- a CDS encoding glycosyltransferase family 2 protein has translation MTTVSVIIPAFNQAAYLLEAVASAQAQTLPPAQIIVIDDGSTDATPKILAELCADHAHEDGRRMNSGQGGVPPPGRPAPTDIASTQVDARRHARQGRFQSLRVVRQDNQGLARARNRGLQMAQGELIAFLDADDRWQPEYLATMTALLAQHPTAVAAYAAWQYMDADGALLPQIIIPYEGAALTLDSDITWRNALVPSGVVVRRAALARSGDFDPAFSGCADWDLWLRLLAQGPFVGAPAVLVYYRTHGDNMSDNVERMEDERLRVYHKFLQRPAAEPVNPAAWPQPGPQWAGYTYFLSALAYLRQGDSARGAERIEAAAALWPGLLDQDEFYYELACCRQPRGFSGAAQGLDLAESGARIQRLLDADLPALSAGQARQAWGRAGLALAQLGAVTGDRPAQRRFAWQALRFGAPVVRRLAGRRLLRSFVPDAWRRKRSRP, from the coding sequence ATGACTACTGTGAGCGTCATCATTCCGGCCTTCAACCAGGCCGCCTATCTGCTCGAAGCCGTGGCTAGCGCACAGGCGCAAACCCTGCCGCCCGCGCAAATCATCGTCATTGACGACGGCTCCACCGACGCCACGCCGAAGATTCTGGCCGAGCTTTGCGCGGACCATGCCCATGAAGACGGCCGCCGAATGAATTCGGGGCAGGGGGGCGTTCCGCCGCCAGGTCGGCCTGCGCCGACCGACATCGCGTCCACGCAGGTGGACGCCCGGCGGCACGCCCGTCAGGGGCGATTTCAATCGCTCCGCGTCGTCCGCCAGGACAACCAGGGCCTGGCCCGCGCGCGCAACCGCGGCCTGCAGATGGCGCAGGGCGAGTTGATCGCCTTCCTCGACGCCGACGACCGCTGGCAGCCAGAATACCTCGCCACAATGACCGCCCTGCTGGCGCAACACCCAACCGCCGTGGCCGCCTATGCCGCCTGGCAGTACATGGACGCCGACGGCGCGCTGCTGCCGCAGATCATCATCCCTTACGAGGGCGCGGCGCTGACCCTGGACAGCGACATCACCTGGCGCAATGCGCTGGTGCCCTCCGGCGTGGTGGTGCGCCGCGCCGCGCTTGCCCGCAGCGGGGACTTCGACCCTGCCTTCTCCGGCTGTGCGGATTGGGACCTCTGGCTGCGCCTGCTGGCCCAGGGGCCGTTCGTCGGCGCCCCCGCTGTCCTGGTGTACTATCGCACGCACGGCGACAACATGTCCGACAACGTCGAGCGCATGGAGGATGAGCGCCTGCGCGTGTACCACAAGTTCTTGCAACGGCCGGCCGCTGAGCCTGTCAACCCGGCCGCCTGGCCGCAGCCCGGGCCGCAGTGGGCCGGCTACACCTACTTCCTCTCCGCGCTCGCCTACCTGCGCCAGGGCGACTCCGCACGCGGCGCGGAGCGCATCGAGGCCGCGGCGGCGCTGTGGCCGGGGCTGCTCGATCAGGACGAGTTCTATTACGAACTGGCCTGCTGTCGCCAGCCGCGCGGTTTCAGCGGCGCGGCGCAGGGCCTCGATCTGGCGGAGAGCGGGGCGCGCATCCAGCGCCTGTTGGACGCCGATTTGCCCGCGCTCAGCGCCGGTCAGGCCAGGCAGGCCTGGGGCCGGGCCGGGCTGGCCCTGGCCCAACTCGGCGCAGTGACCGGCGACCGCCCCGCGCAGCGGCGCTTTGCCTGGCAAGCCCTGCGTTTTGGCGCGCCGGTCGTGCGTCGCCTGGCCGGCCGGCGCCTGCTGCGCAGTTTCGTGCCCGACGCCTGGCGCCGCAAGCGCAGTCGGCCATGA